One window of the Ictidomys tridecemlineatus isolate mIctTri1 chromosome 11, mIctTri1.hap1, whole genome shotgun sequence genome contains the following:
- the Znf684 gene encoding LOW QUALITY PROTEIN: zinc finger protein 684 (The sequence of the model RefSeq protein was modified relative to this genomic sequence to represent the inferred CDS: inserted 4 bases in 3 codons) has translation MKESVTFQDVAVDFTSEEWQXADCDQRSLYWDVMLNYKNLISVACISTKTKVILMVNRGQKPWFVEGKNLHWSHPEADCPFDEPEKYQDSKDNFLKSVLFTFSKILTMEXLYHYVMNTNLNLKRIKSYKSKMYEKSLQPDLDLFNYNRRYTRENSYEFSECRKIFKKKFHFIRHEKNPTRKXPFKCNTCGKAYSSKAHLATHEKIHNGERPFVCSDCGNALVHEAQLMVHRSLHTGEKPYECSQCGKMFMWSSSFNQHVKSHTFKNSLECKECGKTFRYSSSLHKHSRFHTGEKPYGCIMCGKAFGNTSVLVTHQRIHTGEKPYGFVECGKAFFKKSHLLRHQITHTGEKPYECNKCGKAFSQKPNLIVHQKIHT, from the exons atgaag GAATCAGTGACATTCCAGGATGTGGCTGTGGACTTCACTTCAGAGGAGTGGCA TGCTGATTGTGATCAGAGATCCCTGTATTGGGATGTGATGTTGAACTATAAAAACCTCATCTCAGTGG CGTGTATAAGTACCAAAACAAAAGTGATCCTCATGGTGAATCGAGGACAAAAGCCATGGTTTGTAGAAGGAAAGAACCTACATTGGAGCCATCCAG AAGCTGACTGCCCATTTGATGAACCAGAGAAGTATCAGGACAGCAAGGACAATTTTTTGAAGTCAGTTTTGTTCACGTTCAGTAAAATTCTGACTATGG GACTCTACCATTATGTTATGAATACAAATCTtaatcttaaaagaataaaatcatataaaagtaaaatgtatgaGAAGAGCTTACAACCTGATTTAGACTTATTTAATTACAATAGAAGATATACTAGAGAAAACTCTTATGAATTCAGTGAATgtagaaaaatcttcaaaaagaAGTTTCATTTCATTAGGCATGAAAAAAATCCTACAAGAA ACCCCTTTAAGTGCAACACCTGTGGGAAAGCCTATAGCAGTAAGGCACACCTTGCAACGCATGAGAAAATTCATAATGGAGAGAGACCCTTTGTGTGCAGTGACTGTGGGAATGCTTTAGTACATGAAGCCCAACTCATGGTCCACCGGAGTCTTCACACCGGAGAGAAACCTTATGAGTGCAGTCAGTGTGGGAAAATGTTTATGTGGAGCTCCTCCTTCAATCAACATGTGAAATCGCATACGTTTAAGAACTCTTtagaatgtaaggaatgtgggaaaaccTTCAGGTATAGCTCATCCCTTCATAAACATTCTAGATTTCATACAGGAGAGAAACCGTACGGATGTATCATGTGTGGTAAAGCTTTTGGCAACACATCTGTGCTTGTTACACATCAAAgaattcatacaggagagaaacCTTATGGATTTGTtgaatgtggcaaagccttctTCAAGAAATCTCATCTCCTTAGACACCAGATaactcacacaggagagaagccctatgaatgtaacaAATGTGGGAAAGCATTTTCCCAGAAGCCAAATCTTATTGTACATCAGAAAATCCATACATAA